In the genome of Marinomonas algicola, the window AAACCCGTTATTCAAAGGCCGCTTTACTGTCTAAAGGTTATTTAATATTGAATTCAAATCCTTCTCGATTGTTCTTAAATATAGTTCATTCGTCAGTGTATATTACCTAGACTGATCACGGATTCTTGATATGATTGCACTCAATAATACCACTTTAGTCCACCCTCTTTATTAAGGATCAAATGTAAATGGAAAGCTTTGGCGTTATTAACTATTTTGCCTATGTCGTTGGTGCTATGCTCATTATTTTATTACCAGGGCCAAACTCACTGTATGTGCTTTCTTTAGCCGCACAACAGGGAACTCGCATTGGCTGGTCCGCCGTTGCGGGTGTGTTTGTTGGGGACTCATTACTCATCATAGCAACGGCTATGGGTGCTATCTCAGTTTTGAGCGCTTACCCAGCACTTTTCATGGTGATAAAATACGCTGGTGCGGCTTATTTAACGTTTATTGGTGTTAAATTACTGCATGGCGCCTACACAACATGGCAGCGCAAAGGTGATACCACCTATGATGTTAAAACCATCAAGAAGTCATCTACCAGCAAAGCCTTTAAAAAGGCATTATTCGTGAGCCTTTTAAACCCGAAAGCAATTTTGTTTTTTTTGTCCTTTTTTGTACAATTTGTTGATCCAGCCTACAGCAATCCAGTGCTGCCATTCTTTATCCTAGCCATTACACTACAGCTCTTCAGCTTAATTTATTTAGCCGTTCTTATTTATGCTGGTACGAAACTCGCTGTCGCCTTTAAATCACGTAAGCGCATTACCGCCTTATCAAGTGGCACGGTAGGAACGGGGTTTATTGCTTTTGCAGTTAAATTATCGTTAGCCAGCGCACAATAATAGAGCACAACGATAGATCACCTCCTTTTAAAAGGTTGAATTTACGGCATTAAACCAATCATTAGATAAAAAAAAGCCCCATAAATGGGGCAAAATGACAAAAGTTGTATGATTAACGGGACAACTTCTTAACGCTCTGTAAAAGATTAAACCCTTTAAAATAGGGCTTTAATCCTATAATGGGGGTTAAAGGCGCTCAAATACCGTTGCAATGCCCTGCCCCATACCGATACACATGGTAGCAAGTCCAAGCTTAGCGTCTTTCTGTTGCATGACATTTAATAAGGTAGTAGCAATACGCGTACCAGAACAGCCAAGTGGATGACCTAAGGCAATAGCACCACCGTTCAGGTTCACTTTTTCATCAACCAATTTCAGCAACTTTAAATCTTTCAATACTGGAATAGATTGTGCTGCAAAGGCCTCATTTAGCTCAACAATATCAATATCATCAATGGTTAAACCAGCACGCTTCAAC includes:
- the leuE gene encoding leucine efflux protein LeuE, which codes for MESFGVINYFAYVVGAMLIILLPGPNSLYVLSLAAQQGTRIGWSAVAGVFVGDSLLIIATAMGAISVLSAYPALFMVIKYAGAAYLTFIGVKLLHGAYTTWQRKGDTTYDVKTIKKSSTSKAFKKALFVSLLNPKAILFFLSFFVQFVDPAYSNPVLPFFILAITLQLFSLIYLAVLIYAGTKLAVAFKSRKRITALSSGTVGTGFIAFAVKLSLASAQ